Proteins from a single region of Argiope bruennichi chromosome 6, qqArgBrue1.1, whole genome shotgun sequence:
- the LOC129971373 gene encoding transmembrane protein 134-like: MKLFTMLGLGSKSNFTIDDAFETEDDDVLKTYGTTTESTPLKPVRSNRSDSTNLTIRIDDPTLDRGRFGKLKLTGDSFSKDSDSLIHGDSIRPEKFDAKSIWWKHPKVRENWKVMFAAFGLLIIGIGLLVTGVVVLVMPEMGVQSFVFFIAGAICFIPGAYHVVYVYCAVKGRRGYNFYNLPLFN; the protein is encoded by the exons atgaaGTTGTTTACTATGCTGGGTCTCGGAAGTAAATCGAACTTTACTATTGATGATGCCTTTGAAACTGAAGATGATGATGTTTTGAAAACGTATGGTACAACTACCGAAAGTACTCCTTTGAAGCCTGTTAGAAGTAACCGCTCTGATAGCACAAACTTAACTATCAGAATAGATGATCCTACCTTGGATAGAGGTCGATTTGGTAAACTGAAACTAACTGGTGAT agtttCTCAAAGGATAGTGATTCTTTAATACACGGTGATTCCATTCGACCTGAAAAGTTTGATGCCAAATCAAT ATGGTGGAAGCATCCCAAAGTTAGAGAAAATTGGAAAGTTATGTTTGCTGCATTTGGCCTACTTATAATAGGAATAG gtttGCTGGTTACTGGTGTTGTTGTGCTAGTTATGCCAGAAATGg gtgTCCAGAGTTTTGTGTTTTTTATTGCTGGGGCTATTTGTTTTATTCCTGGAG CTTATCATGTGGTATATGTCTATTGTGCAGTGAAAGGTCGTCGTGGTTACAATTTCTATAATCTTCCTTTATTCAACTGA